The Streptomyces sp. NBC_00162 genome window below encodes:
- a CDS encoding ATP-binding protein has product MTTMSAECTALASLSAVGEARQAARTFLETLGQPAIEPEHADTVILVVSELVTNALRHGGGAYTLRLAVHPDTIEVAVEDSSPRPPRTRTPDLVDGTGGFGWHMVSDLARATIVTPTPEGGKTVRALLPRRTGG; this is encoded by the coding sequence ATGACCACGATGAGCGCCGAGTGCACAGCCCTTGCTTCTCTGTCTGCCGTCGGCGAGGCGCGCCAGGCCGCCCGGACATTCCTCGAAACCCTCGGGCAGCCGGCCATCGAGCCGGAGCACGCCGACACCGTGATCCTGGTGGTCTCCGAACTCGTCACCAATGCCCTGCGTCACGGCGGCGGCGCCTACACGCTTCGGCTGGCCGTGCACCCCGACACCATCGAGGTCGCCGTCGAGGACTCCAGCCCCCGACCGCCGCGCACGCGTACCCCCGACCTGGTAGACGGCACCGGCGGTTTCGGCTGGCACATGGTCAGTGACCTCGCCCGCGCCACCATCGTCACGCCCACGCCCGAAGGCGGGAAAACCGTACGCGCCCTCCTGCCCCGTCGGACCGGCGGATAG
- a CDS encoding helix-turn-helix domain-containing protein, whose protein sequence is MTADDSFSRLDDDGYPAYTMGRAAEMLGTTQAFLRAIGEAHLITPLRSEGGHRRYSRSQLRIAARARELVDQGTPIEAACRIVMLEIRLEEAQRVNAEHHSPAPEGRPRTAA, encoded by the coding sequence ATGACAGCAGACGACTCGTTCAGCCGTCTCGACGACGACGGCTACCCCGCCTACACGATGGGCCGGGCCGCAGAGATGCTCGGCACCACCCAGGCCTTCCTCCGCGCCATTGGAGAGGCCCACCTGATCACCCCGCTGCGTTCCGAGGGCGGCCACCGCCGCTACTCCCGCTCCCAGCTGCGCATTGCCGCCCGCGCCCGTGAACTCGTCGACCAGGGCACTCCCATTGAGGCCGCCTGTCGGATCGTGATGCTCGAGATCCGACTTGAGGAAGCTCAGCGCGTCAACGCCGAGCACCACTCCCCAGCGCCCGAAGGACGCCCGCGCACGGCGGCCTGA
- a CDS encoding cold-shock protein — MATGTVKWFNAEKGFGFIAQEGGGPDVFAHYSAINSSGFRELQEGQVVTFDITQGQKGPQAENITPA; from the coding sequence ATGGCTACGGGAACTGTGAAGTGGTTCAACGCTGAAAAGGGCTTCGGCTTCATCGCCCAGGAGGGTGGCGGCCCGGACGTCTTCGCCCACTACTCCGCGATCAACTCCTCGGGCTTCCGCGAGCTCCAGGAGGGCCAGGTCGTGACGTTCGACATCACCCAGGGCCAGAAGGGCCCGCAGGCCGAGAACATCACCCCGGCCTAA
- a CDS encoding helix-turn-helix domain-containing protein, whose amino-acid sequence MTADDSFGRLDDDDYPAYTMGRAAAMLGTTQGFLRALGEARLITPLRSDGGHRRYSRYQLRIAARARELVDQGTPIDAACRIIILEDQLEEAQRINAEYRRASESTTPPAST is encoded by the coding sequence ATGACAGCAGACGACTCGTTCGGCCGTCTCGACGACGACGACTACCCCGCCTACACCATGGGCCGGGCCGCAGCGATGCTCGGCACCACCCAAGGCTTCCTCCGCGCCCTGGGCGAGGCCCGCCTCATCACCCCGCTCCGCTCGGACGGCGGTCACCGCCGCTACTCCCGCTACCAGCTGCGCATCGCCGCCCGCGCCCGCGAACTCGTCGACCAAGGCACCCCGATCGACGCCGCCTGCCGCATCATCATCCTCGAAGACCAACTCGAAGAAGCCCAGCGCATCAACGCCGAATACCGCCGCGCCAGCGAATCCACCACTCCACCGGCCTCCACCTGA
- a CDS encoding PRC-barrel domain containing protein codes for MYARDSGYTSGQSLVGFTVEAADGAIGHVDRQQDQSGMQHLVVDTGVWVFGKSVLVPASAVTRIDAEAQAVRVSATQEEIKAAPRFTTDSETAEHDYLSAVGDYYVSLRRSLAPGPDAGR; via the coding sequence ATGTATGCGCGGGACAGCGGTTACACGTCCGGGCAGTCACTGGTGGGGTTCACCGTGGAGGCCGCTGACGGTGCCATCGGGCACGTGGACCGCCAGCAGGACCAGTCCGGCATGCAGCACCTGGTGGTCGACACCGGCGTGTGGGTGTTCGGCAAGAGCGTCCTGGTCCCGGCCAGCGCCGTCACCCGCATCGATGCCGAAGCGCAGGCGGTGAGGGTCTCGGCCACGCAGGAAGAGATCAAGGCCGCGCCCCGGTTCACCACCGACAGCGAAACAGCCGAGCACGACTACCTGTCCGCGGTCGGCGACTACTACGTCTCCCTCCGCCGCTCGCTCGCGCCCGGACCCGATGCCGGTCGGTAA
- the trhA gene encoding PAQR family membrane homeostasis protein TrhA: protein MVASDAQQSEPGREAVSRDDAEAGGVLSAPTDGGSEGSQPVADLFERAADLAEPIKPKLRGWLHAGMVPASLAAGIVLICLAGTPQATVACAVYAVTAWLLFGTSAVYHLGTWGPLGEAVLRRLDHANIFLIIAGTCTPLAVLLLAPDQRSVLLWIVWTGALAGIAFRVLWIGAPRWLYTPCYLALGWAPVRYLPDFLHSGGAAVLTLVVTGGLLYSAGAVVYALQRPDPSPRWFGYHEVFHALTVAAFTAHYIAVSLATY, encoded by the coding sequence ATGGTTGCCAGTGATGCCCAGCAGTCCGAGCCAGGACGGGAAGCAGTGTCCCGGGACGACGCCGAAGCCGGCGGTGTTCTCTCCGCACCGACGGATGGAGGAAGCGAGGGCTCCCAGCCGGTTGCCGACCTGTTCGAGCGAGCGGCCGATCTGGCGGAGCCGATCAAGCCGAAGCTACGAGGCTGGCTCCATGCCGGCATGGTCCCCGCGTCCCTGGCCGCAGGCATCGTCCTCATCTGCCTGGCAGGAACACCGCAGGCCACCGTGGCCTGCGCCGTGTACGCGGTCACCGCCTGGCTGCTGTTCGGGACGAGCGCCGTCTACCACCTCGGCACCTGGGGACCGCTCGGCGAGGCCGTCCTGCGCCGCCTCGACCACGCCAACATCTTCCTGATCATCGCCGGCACCTGCACCCCGCTGGCCGTGCTCCTTCTCGCCCCTGACCAGCGGTCCGTCCTCCTGTGGATCGTGTGGACGGGCGCTCTGGCCGGCATCGCCTTTCGCGTCCTGTGGATCGGAGCGCCCCGCTGGCTGTACACGCCCTGCTACCTGGCCCTGGGCTGGGCACCGGTGCGCTACCTGCCCGACTTCCTGCACAGCGGCGGCGCGGCCGTACTCACCTTGGTCGTGACCGGCGGGCTGCTCTACAGCGCGGGCGCCGTCGTGTACGCCCTCCAGCGCCCCGACCCCTCACCCCGCTGGTTCGGATACCACGAGGTGTTCCACGCCCTGACCGTGGCAGCCTTCACCGCGCACTACATCGCCGTCTCCCTCGCCACCTACTGA
- a CDS encoding isoamylase early set domain-containing protein gives MEHTLRKDRTEVTFVLPADTPPGPVSVVGDFNDWQPGTHTLRPRKDGKRAVTVQLPSKSTHSFRYLAAGDYWFNDESAGDQDGPNSRLHT, from the coding sequence CTGGAGCACACGCTGCGCAAGGACCGCACGGAAGTCACCTTCGTCCTGCCCGCCGACACCCCGCCCGGCCCGGTCAGCGTGGTGGGCGACTTCAACGACTGGCAGCCTGGTACCCACACCCTGCGGCCCCGCAAAGACGGGAAGCGGGCGGTCACGGTCCAGCTGCCGAGCAAGAGCACGCATTCTTTCCGGTACCTGGCCGCCGGTGACTACTGGTTCAACGACGAGAGTGCCGGCGACCAGGACGGCCCCAACAGCCGTCTGCACACCTGA
- a CDS encoding serine hydrolase domain-containing protein, translating to MRGQIRQGLRSPGPQQGTRRRALPAAAAVAIGVMTLGVLAPPAASAARPDAVQQSLNALVRDDGMPAALASVQDRDGRTRTYTAGLGDLATGSKVPRDGQIRIGSNTKTFVAVVVLQLVGEGKIGLDTTVDTYLPGLVRGEGTDGRRITVRQLLQHTSGLPNYSNHLGDDVRYYAPRELLDTALRHPADFAPGTSWKYSNTNYVLAGLIVQKVTGRPLAEEIDRRIMKRIGLRHTYFPAPGDASIREPHPHGYYRESPDGPLRDITEIDPSWGWAAGQMVSTNSDLNRFFSALLAGRLLPPAQLAQMRSTVPAEATFGPGARYGLGLVSRPLPCGGLSWGHGGSFPGYETRGGATDDGRATNIAVTMQLTDEAGRTNLERAVDTALCH from the coding sequence ATGCGTGGACAGATACGACAAGGGCTTCGCTCGCCGGGCCCGCAGCAGGGCACGCGGCGACGAGCCCTGCCCGCCGCAGCCGCGGTGGCCATCGGCGTCATGACACTGGGCGTCCTCGCCCCGCCCGCCGCCTCTGCCGCCAGGCCGGACGCCGTCCAGCAGAGTCTGAACGCGCTGGTGCGCGACGACGGGATGCCCGCCGCGCTGGCGAGCGTCCAGGACCGTGACGGCCGCACCCGCACCTACACCGCAGGGCTCGGCGACCTGGCCACCGGCTCGAAGGTGCCCAGGGACGGCCAGATACGGATCGGCAGCAACACCAAGACCTTCGTCGCGGTCGTCGTCCTGCAGCTGGTCGGCGAAGGAAAGATCGGCCTCGACACCACCGTGGACACCTACCTGCCCGGCCTTGTCCGCGGGGAGGGGACCGACGGACGGCGCATCACGGTCCGCCAGCTCCTCCAGCACACCAGCGGACTCCCCAACTACAGCAACCACCTCGGGGACGACGTCCGTTACTACGCCCCCCGCGAACTGCTCGACACAGCCCTCCGGCACCCGGCGGACTTCGCCCCCGGAACGAGTTGGAAGTACAGCAACACCAACTACGTGCTCGCCGGCCTGATCGTCCAGAAGGTCACCGGCCGCCCCCTGGCCGAGGAGATCGACCGGCGCATCATGAAGCGCATCGGGCTGCGCCACACCTACTTCCCCGCCCCCGGTGACGCGAGCATCCGGGAACCCCACCCCCACGGCTACTACCGCGAATCGCCGGACGGACCGCTGCGAGACATCACCGAGATCGACCCTTCCTGGGGCTGGGCGGCAGGCCAGATGGTCTCCACCAACTCCGACCTCAACCGCTTCTTCAGCGCACTCCTGGCCGGCCGCCTCCTGCCCCCGGCCCAACTCGCCCAGATGCGCTCCACCGTCCCCGCCGAAGCCACCTTCGGCCCCGGAGCCCGCTACGGACTCGGACTCGTCAGCAGGCCGCTGCCGTGCGGCGGTCTCTCCTGGGGCCACGGCGGCAGCTTCCCGGGGTACGAAACCCGCGGCGGCGCCACCGACGACGGCCGCGCCACCAACATCGCGGTCACCATGCAACTCACCGACGAGGCGGGCCGGACGAACCTGGAACGCGCAGTGGACACCGCCCTGTGCCACTGA
- a CDS encoding serine hydrolase domain-containing protein: MRTQTRQQGGGRRRAVSAATAVAIGVMTLGVLAPPAASAARPDAVQQSLNALVRDDGMPAALASVQDRDGRTRTYTAGVGDLATGSKVPRDGQVRIGSNTKAFTAVVVLQLVGEGKIGLDTMVDDYLPGLVRGEGIDGRHITVRQLLQHTSGLPDYGVHVDDDEIRNRYLEPRELLDIALRYKADAAPGETWGYSNTNYVLAGLIVQKVTGRPLAEEMDRRIIKRIGLRHTYFPAPGEMTIREPHPQGYHRNPADGPLRDFTEMDPSWGWAAGQLISTNSDLNRFFTALLAGRLLPAAQLAEMRTTVPAGTSGLRYGLGLTSRPLSCGGVYWGHGGDIAGYETRGGVTDDGRAANIAVTSIPTDEAATQHVNNAVDRALCG, from the coding sequence ATGCGTACTCAGACCCGGCAGCAGGGCGGCGGGCGGCGACGAGCCGTGTCGGCCGCGACCGCGGTGGCCATCGGCGTCATGACACTGGGCGTCCTCGCCCCGCCCGCCGCCTCCGCCGCCAGGCCGGACGCCGTCCAGCAGAGTCTGAACGCGCTGGTGCGCGACGACGGGATGCCCGCCGCGCTGGCGAGCGTCCAGGACCGTGACGGCCGCACCCGCACCTACACCGCAGGGGTCGGCGACCTGGCCACCGGCTCGAAGGTGCCCAGGGACGGCCAGGTACGGATCGGCAGCAACACCAAGGCGTTCACCGCGGTGGTGGTCCTGCAGCTGGTCGGCGAAGGAAAGATCGGCCTCGACACCATGGTGGACGACTACCTGCCCGGACTCGTCCGCGGGGAGGGGATCGACGGACGCCACATCACGGTCCGCCAGCTCCTCCAGCACACCAGCGGACTCCCCGACTACGGCGTCCACGTCGACGACGACGAGATCAGGAACCGGTACCTCGAACCCCGCGAGCTGCTCGACATCGCCCTCCGGTACAAGGCCGACGCGGCTCCGGGGGAGACGTGGGGATACAGCAACACCAACTACGTCCTGGCCGGCCTGATCGTCCAGAAGGTCACCGGCCGCCCCCTCGCCGAGGAGATGGACCGGCGCATCATCAAGCGCATCGGGCTGCGCCACACCTACTTCCCCGCCCCCGGAGAGATGACCATCCGAGAGCCGCACCCCCAGGGCTACCACCGCAACCCGGCGGACGGACCGCTGCGCGACTTCACGGAGATGGACCCCTCCTGGGGCTGGGCCGCAGGCCAGTTGATCTCCACCAACTCCGACCTCAACCGCTTCTTCACCGCGCTCCTCGCCGGCCGCCTCCTCCCGGCGGCCCAGCTCGCCGAGATGCGCACGACGGTCCCCGCCGGTACCTCAGGCCTCCGCTACGGGCTGGGTCTCACGAGCAGGCCGCTGTCGTGCGGCGGCGTCTACTGGGGCCACGGCGGCGACATCGCGGGATACGAGACCCGCGGCGGAGTCACCGACGACGGCCGCGCCGCCAACATCGCGGTCACCAGCATCCCGACGGACGAGGCGGCCACGCAGCACGTGAACAACGCCGTGGACAGGGCCCTGTGCGGATGA
- a CDS encoding sensor histidine kinase — MIRGIRPLLRGSTYSGVLFAYCGALASLPLLPFALLPALSWRSAPESVQIVLVLLVWAALVGVAGLARPVRRALVVSARRLLRVPLPDPATGRRTSGSLGLDRWRTPLWLVLHVAVGWTGALASGVLFLMGLSLPGNWLGSEARGSLFGTSVRVSGGGWSWVVAAVCILLAVAVCALVTKALRWSAPRLLGPSAAERLALAAERELQLAERNRIAHELHDSIGHTLTAATIQAAVAGEVLSADPAAARAAMRSIEESTRAALEDLDYVLGVLREEQSGTAPTRTLADLPELLDRLRHAGAVVEPELSGELAQVQGTLSRAAYRILQEGLTNALRHGAGGPIEVRVAAGPDGLDLTVVNRTGAGTSTGKGPGAFPTSGHGLPGLAERVRLLHGEFEAGPDGPQHWRLACRLPVQVSVRGSE; from the coding sequence ATGATCAGGGGAATTCGGCCGCTGTTGCGCGGCTCCACGTATTCGGGTGTGCTGTTCGCCTATTGCGGCGCTCTGGCGAGCCTTCCGCTGCTGCCTTTCGCCCTGTTGCCGGCCCTGTCGTGGCGATCCGCTCCCGAGAGCGTGCAGATCGTCCTGGTCCTACTGGTCTGGGCGGCACTGGTCGGCGTGGCCGGACTGGCGCGCCCCGTACGGCGGGCGCTGGTCGTGTCCGCCCGACGGCTGCTGCGGGTGCCGCTGCCGGATCCGGCGACCGGTCGCCGGACTTCCGGTTCGCTCGGCCTCGACCGCTGGCGGACCCCGCTCTGGCTGGTGCTGCACGTGGCCGTCGGTTGGACGGGGGCGCTGGCGAGCGGGGTGCTGTTCCTCATGGGCCTCTCCCTGCCGGGGAACTGGCTCGGCAGCGAGGCGCGGGGGAGTCTGTTCGGCACGTCGGTCCGGGTGTCGGGCGGCGGCTGGAGCTGGGTGGTGGCGGCCGTGTGCATCCTGCTGGCGGTAGCCGTCTGCGCACTGGTGACGAAGGCCCTGCGATGGTCGGCGCCACGGCTGCTGGGGCCGTCGGCGGCCGAACGGCTCGCGCTGGCCGCCGAGCGGGAACTGCAGCTGGCCGAACGCAACCGGATAGCCCACGAGTTGCACGATTCGATCGGGCACACGCTGACCGCGGCCACCATCCAGGCGGCGGTGGCGGGCGAGGTGCTCTCCGCCGACCCGGCGGCGGCGCGGGCCGCCATGCGCAGCATCGAGGAGTCGACGCGGGCCGCGCTGGAGGACCTGGACTACGTACTCGGGGTCCTGCGCGAGGAACAGTCGGGAACGGCGCCCACCCGGACCCTGGCCGACCTCCCCGAGCTGCTGGACCGCCTGCGGCACGCGGGGGCGGTGGTGGAACCGGAGCTGTCGGGCGAGCTGGCGCAGGTGCAGGGGACGCTCTCCCGGGCGGCGTACCGGATCCTCCAGGAGGGGCTGACGAACGCGCTGCGCCACGGGGCGGGTGGCCCGATCGAGGTGCGGGTGGCGGCCGGGCCGGACGGACTGGATCTCACGGTGGTCAACCGGACCGGGGCGGGGACGAGCACCGGCAAGGGCCCGGGTGCCTTCCCGACCTCCGGCCACGGCCTGCCCGGACTGGCCGAGCGCGTACGGCTGCTGCACGGCGAGTTCGAGGCCGGCCCGGACGGGCCGCAGCACTGGCGGCTGGCCTGCCGGCTGCCGGTACAGGTGTCGGTACGGGGGTCGGAGTGA
- a CDS encoding response regulator, with protein MSDSGAGEGTALPAVTSPAVTSPAVTLLIADDDEVTRSGLRMLLAAQPGITVVGEAADGVEAVERALSLRPDVVLMDVRMPRRNGIEATRHLLAEAADPPKVVVITTFENDGYVTAALSAGASGFVLKRLPVRRIAEAVRVVAAGEAVLFPAALGRMVAPRPLGSAEALPKAALTGREEEVLRLMATGLSNPEIAESLTVSLETVKTHVGNVLTKLGAQNRTHAVVIAYESGLVVPGFAG; from the coding sequence GTGAGTGATTCCGGCGCGGGCGAAGGCACGGCCCTACCCGCCGTCACCAGCCCGGCCGTCACCAGCCCCGCCGTCACCCTCCTGATCGCGGACGACGACGAGGTGACCCGCAGCGGCCTGCGCATGCTGCTCGCCGCACAGCCGGGGATCACGGTGGTCGGCGAGGCCGCCGACGGCGTCGAGGCCGTCGAACGGGCGCTGAGCCTGCGGCCGGACGTGGTCCTGATGGACGTGCGGATGCCGCGTCGCAACGGGATCGAAGCCACCCGCCACCTGCTGGCCGAAGCGGCCGACCCGCCGAAGGTCGTGGTGATCACCACCTTCGAGAACGACGGCTACGTCACCGCCGCCCTCAGCGCGGGCGCCAGCGGCTTCGTACTCAAACGCCTCCCGGTCCGCCGGATCGCCGAGGCGGTACGGGTCGTGGCGGCGGGCGAAGCGGTCCTCTTCCCGGCCGCACTGGGCCGCATGGTCGCCCCCCGCCCGCTGGGCTCCGCCGAGGCCCTGCCGAAGGCCGCCCTGACCGGCCGGGAGGAGGAGGTGCTGCGCCTGATGGCCACCGGGCTCTCCAATCCGGAGATCGCGGAGTCCCTCACGGTGAGCCTGGAGACGGTCAAGACCCACGTCGGCAACGTGCTGACCAAGCTCGGCGCGCAGAACCGGACCCATGCGGTCGTGATCGCGTACGAGTCCGGCCTGGTGGTCCCGGGCTTCGCCGGCTGA
- a CDS encoding histidine phosphatase family protein, with amino-acid sequence MTVRLTLISPATSEALRDVRFDDQSPLDSAGIARAEAAAAGLNPPARTYVSPSPRCRQTARALGLRPEPSSGLAACDMGRWRGRTLDAVAAAEEEAVAAWLSDPTAAPHGGESLRDVRLRVGAWLDALADGDRSEHITAVAEPDVIRAAVLHALTAPDEMFWRMDIRPLTATHLTGRAHRWNLRIGSTLE; translated from the coding sequence ATGACAGTCCGGCTGACGCTGATCTCCCCCGCGACGAGCGAAGCACTGCGAGATGTCCGGTTCGACGACCAGAGCCCCCTCGATTCCGCGGGAATCGCTCGCGCCGAGGCCGCCGCAGCCGGCCTCAACCCGCCCGCGCGCACCTACGTTTCCCCCTCCCCCCGCTGCCGCCAGACCGCCAGGGCTCTAGGCCTCCGGCCGGAGCCGTCATCCGGCCTGGCCGCCTGCGACATGGGGCGCTGGCGGGGGCGGACCCTGGACGCCGTCGCAGCCGCAGAGGAGGAAGCCGTCGCCGCCTGGCTGTCGGATCCGACGGCTGCACCACACGGCGGGGAATCGCTGCGCGACGTACGCCTGCGGGTCGGCGCCTGGCTCGACGCCCTGGCCGACGGGGACCGGTCCGAGCACATCACGGCCGTAGCCGAACCGGACGTGATCCGCGCCGCCGTGCTCCACGCCCTCACCGCGCCCGACGAGATGTTCTGGCGCATGGACATCCGCCCCCTCACCGCAACCCACCTCACGGGCCGCGCCCATCGGTGGAACCTGCGCATCGGCAGCACGCTGGAGTAG
- a CDS encoding CbtB domain-containing protein yields MAEAVVSTAIPTPSGSLPAPLPVRAVLPWALFVGLLMLVALYFVGAEQGATSVFSGAGVHEWVHDGRHLLGFPCH; encoded by the coding sequence ATGGCCGAGGCCGTCGTCTCCACCGCCATACCCACCCCTTCCGGCTCCCTGCCGGCTCCGCTGCCCGTGCGCGCGGTACTGCCCTGGGCGCTTTTCGTCGGCCTTCTGATGCTCGTCGCCCTGTACTTCGTCGGCGCCGAGCAGGGCGCCACCTCCGTGTTCTCCGGCGCCGGAGTGCACGAGTGGGTGCACGACGGTCGTCACCTGCTCGGCTTCCCCTGCCACTGA
- a CDS encoding CbtA family protein yields the protein MYASTVRGLLVRGMLAGLIAGLFAFTVAYVVGEPPVNGSIAVEEAQAAQDAAGAHAGHGGAAGEAAEQEEELVSRPVQSTAGLATGVLVYGVALGGIASLAFSFALGRVGRFSPRATAALTAAAAFATVYLVPFLKYPATPPAVGNPDTIGQRTTLFFLMILLSVLLGVGAIIAGRRLAPRLGNWNATLAAGAGFVVAAGLAFAFLPDNDDAIKPGFPAALLWEFRVASLAVQVVLWAVFAIVFGVLAQRLLATRTADADAAVPQRTPALG from the coding sequence ATGTACGCCTCAACTGTCAGAGGGCTCCTGGTCCGCGGCATGCTCGCGGGCCTGATCGCCGGGCTCTTCGCCTTCACCGTCGCCTACGTCGTGGGTGAGCCTCCCGTCAACGGCTCCATCGCGGTGGAGGAGGCGCAGGCCGCCCAGGACGCGGCGGGCGCGCACGCCGGGCACGGCGGCGCCGCGGGCGAGGCCGCCGAGCAGGAAGAGGAACTGGTCAGCCGGCCGGTGCAGTCGACGGCCGGTCTGGCCACCGGTGTCCTCGTCTACGGTGTCGCCCTGGGCGGCATCGCCTCCCTGGCGTTCTCCTTCGCCCTGGGGCGCGTGGGCCGGTTCAGCCCGCGGGCGACGGCGGCCCTCACCGCGGCGGCGGCCTTCGCCACCGTCTACCTGGTGCCGTTCCTGAAGTACCCGGCCACTCCCCCGGCGGTCGGAAACCCGGACACCATCGGGCAGCGCACCACGCTGTTCTTCCTGATGATCCTGCTCAGCGTGCTCCTCGGCGTCGGCGCGATCATCGCGGGCCGGCGCCTGGCTCCGCGTCTGGGCAACTGGAACGCGACCCTGGCCGCCGGTGCCGGCTTCGTCGTCGCCGCCGGCCTCGCGTTCGCGTTCCTGCCGGACAACGACGACGCGATCAAGCCCGGCTTCCCCGCAGCCCTGTTGTGGGAGTTCCGGGTCGCCTCGCTGGCCGTCCAGGTCGTGCTCTGGGCAGTGTTCGCCATCGTGTTCGGCGTTCTGGCCCAGCGGCTCCTGGCCACACGTACGGCCGACGCCGATGCGGCCGTACCGCAACGGACGCCCGCCCTCGGCTGA
- a CDS encoding M1 family metallopeptidase produces the protein MNGQQTAVSDPYFPANGDSRYRVHRYELALEYRPGPNRLAGTARLSAIAGRAPLSEFHLNLADFKIGRVLLNGRAPLYTHRGGKLRVRLAKPLPAGAAFTVEVHWAGNPKPVRSPWGGLGWEELTDGALVASQPVGAPSWYPCNDRPGDKASYQISVNTPSPYTVVAGGRLLTRTTKASTTTWVYEQSAPTSSYLVGLSIGMYQTVLLGDPGLGGVPQSAHVPAHLLARFSRDFARQPAMMQLFEELFGPYPFGEYAVVVADEELDVPVEAQGLSTFGVNHVDGVRGSERLIAHELAHQWFGNSVTIADWRHIWLNEGFAKYAEWLWSERSGGRTAHELAATAHRLLASQPQDLRLVDPGRKLMFDDRLYQRGGLAVHAIRRALGDAAFFRMLRDWATVHRHGVVTTGNFTGHVARYATEPMDDLFSAWLYEPSLPPLPMPPMPLRPPLT, from the coding sequence GTGAACGGCCAGCAGACAGCGGTATCGGACCCGTACTTTCCGGCCAACGGCGACTCCCGTTACCGCGTGCACCGGTACGAACTCGCTCTGGAATACCGGCCCGGCCCCAACCGGCTGGCCGGGACGGCCCGGCTCAGCGCGATCGCCGGGCGGGCGCCGCTCTCCGAGTTCCACCTGAACCTGGCCGATTTCAAAATAGGCCGCGTCCTCCTGAACGGCCGGGCCCCCCTCTACACGCACCGGGGCGGCAAGCTCCGCGTCCGGCTGGCCAAGCCGCTGCCCGCCGGCGCCGCCTTCACCGTGGAGGTGCACTGGGCGGGCAACCCCAAGCCGGTGCGCAGCCCCTGGGGCGGCCTCGGCTGGGAGGAACTGACCGACGGCGCGCTGGTGGCCAGCCAGCCGGTCGGCGCGCCCTCCTGGTACCCGTGCAACGACCGCCCCGGCGACAAGGCCTCGTACCAGATCTCGGTCAACACGCCCTCCCCCTACACGGTGGTCGCGGGCGGCCGGCTGCTCACCCGGACCACGAAGGCCAGCACGACCACCTGGGTGTACGAGCAGTCCGCGCCGACCTCCAGCTACCTGGTCGGCCTGTCCATCGGCATGTACCAGACGGTGCTGCTCGGCGACCCCGGGCTCGGCGGCGTTCCGCAGAGCGCCCACGTGCCGGCGCACCTGCTGGCGCGGTTCTCCCGCGACTTCGCCCGGCAGCCCGCCATGATGCAGCTGTTCGAGGAACTGTTCGGGCCCTACCCCTTCGGCGAGTACGCGGTGGTCGTCGCCGACGAGGAACTGGACGTCCCGGTGGAGGCCCAGGGCCTCTCCACGTTCGGCGTCAACCACGTCGACGGCGTCCGCGGTTCGGAGCGGCTCATCGCCCACGAGCTGGCGCACCAGTGGTTCGGCAACAGCGTGACCATCGCCGACTGGCGGCACATCTGGCTGAACGAGGGCTTCGCGAAGTACGCCGAATGGCTCTGGTCGGAGCGCTCCGGCGGCCGCACCGCGCACGAGCTGGCCGCCACCGCGCACCGGCTGCTGGCCTCGCAGCCGCAGGACCTCCGGCTGGTCGACCCGGGCCGCAAGCTGATGTTCGACGACCGCCTGTACCAGCGCGGGGGGCTCGCCGTGCACGCGATCCGCCGCGCCCTGGGCGACGCCGCGTTCTTCCGCATGCTGCGCGACTGGGCCACCGTGCACCGGCACGGTGTGGTGACCACCGGCAACTTCACCGGCCATGTGGCCCGCTACGCGACCGAGCCGATGGACGACCTGTTCTCGGCCTGGCTGTACGAGCCGTCCCTCCCGCCGCTCCCGATGCCGCCGATGCCGCTGCGTCCGCCGCTGACTTAG